One stretch of Candidatus Baltobacteraceae bacterium DNA includes these proteins:
- a CDS encoding DUF6492 family protein, whose amino-acid sequence MYSEQIAIVTPSFKRDLELCRALNRSVQEFLPEAVRHYIVVDRRDLRNFLPLSSRRTIVLCKEDVLPKSIIQLPRMNRWLTTATVLPISGWLVQQIAKIAMASLLSESTLLMVDSDAVFVRDVEPSIFARDGKTRLYCNRDGITPDMTAHIAWHRNACVLLGLPKQTLPLDDYIGQVISWKRELVLRMCERLEQVSGHRWYDAIARIRQFSEYLLYGIFIQRVLGTEGNVWIDERARCNSHWATSKLSETDITDFVGSLEADELALMISAHSGTTHDTRAAAISLATNGRL is encoded by the coding sequence ATGTACAGTGAGCAGATCGCGATCGTCACGCCTAGCTTCAAACGAGACCTCGAACTATGTCGCGCGCTTAATCGCAGCGTTCAGGAGTTTCTGCCGGAAGCGGTCCGACACTATATCGTCGTCGACCGTCGCGATCTACGGAATTTTCTTCCTCTGAGCAGCCGGCGAACAATCGTTTTGTGTAAAGAAGACGTTTTGCCGAAAAGTATCATCCAGCTGCCGCGCATGAATCGCTGGCTTACGACCGCAACTGTTCTTCCTATTAGTGGATGGCTGGTACAGCAGATAGCCAAAATCGCAATGGCATCACTTTTGTCGGAGTCCACTCTGCTGATGGTCGACTCGGACGCAGTCTTCGTTCGAGACGTCGAACCATCGATATTCGCCCGTGACGGTAAGACGAGACTCTATTGCAACCGTGACGGGATCACTCCCGACATGACTGCTCACATCGCATGGCACCGCAATGCTTGTGTTCTCCTGGGCCTTCCCAAGCAAACGCTTCCGCTCGACGATTACATTGGTCAGGTGATTAGTTGGAAGAGAGAACTCGTTTTGCGCATGTGCGAGAGGCTGGAGCAGGTCAGCGGGCATCGTTGGTACGACGCGATCGCGCGGATACGACAATTCTCGGAGTACTTGCTTTACGGAATCTTCATCCAGCGCGTCCTCGGGACCGAAGGGAATGTTTGGATCGACGAACGCGCTCGTTGCAATTCGCACTGGGCAACATCGAAATTGTCCGAGACCGACATCACGGATTTCGTTGGGTCTCTCGAAGCAGACGAGCTTGCTCTCATGATTAGCGCCCATTCCGGAACAACACACGACACGCGTGCCGCAGCCATCTCTCTAGCCACAAATGGACGTCTCTGA
- a CDS encoding SLBB domain-containing protein, translating to MQQQRGLSFVLGAISTLILTFLVCAPAVAMVHAGDELQVTVYNHPELSRKVTVDASSALSLPLVGTINVRGLEPAQISARVASALGAYVRNAAVDIELVAQSESIFVSGGPGGVLKYLPGETLAGGLADLSTVMSGSTGLNANPAKGTDLAGLERSRIDLRRVAVRRDGVVLGSYDAIALSARGDSGPSLVPGDTIVLVNKPNAVRVLGDVARPGMTFVSGDETLADAIDQAGGVTANAASTHLELQRNDKTQLLALGDLQMHQPAQDGDVLVVPTAPRVSVVGMVDKPGPVVLKTDFSLLDALYSAGGPTKWGDLSKVTVIQNGTSHIYNIAALTHGDTSQNPALTDGDTVFVPEGHRVDYGGVFAALAPLLYLVRPF from the coding sequence ATGCAACAACAGCGCGGCTTATCGTTTGTCCTCGGCGCGATATCGACGCTAATCCTGACTTTTCTCGTATGCGCGCCCGCTGTTGCGATGGTTCATGCCGGCGATGAGCTGCAGGTTACCGTTTACAATCATCCGGAGCTCTCGCGCAAGGTCACGGTCGATGCATCCTCTGCATTGTCCTTGCCGCTCGTCGGTACGATCAATGTCCGTGGACTAGAGCCTGCTCAAATCTCAGCGCGCGTCGCCAGCGCCCTCGGCGCTTATGTGCGCAACGCTGCGGTCGACATCGAGTTGGTTGCACAGAGCGAATCAATCTTCGTTTCCGGCGGCCCGGGCGGCGTTCTGAAATACTTGCCGGGCGAGACACTCGCCGGCGGGCTGGCCGATCTTTCGACGGTCATGAGCGGGAGTACGGGCCTAAACGCAAATCCAGCCAAAGGGACGGATCTGGCGGGGCTCGAGCGCTCGCGCATCGACCTTCGCCGCGTCGCAGTTCGGCGCGACGGCGTCGTTCTTGGAAGCTATGACGCGATCGCATTATCTGCGCGCGGTGACAGCGGGCCCTCACTCGTCCCCGGCGATACGATCGTTCTCGTCAATAAACCGAACGCGGTTCGCGTTCTGGGTGACGTCGCGCGCCCCGGCATGACGTTCGTCTCCGGCGATGAGACCCTCGCTGATGCCATCGACCAAGCCGGAGGCGTCACCGCCAACGCAGCATCAACGCACCTCGAGCTTCAGCGCAACGATAAGACGCAGCTACTTGCTTTGGGCGACCTGCAAATGCATCAGCCCGCACAAGATGGTGACGTCCTTGTCGTTCCCACGGCGCCGCGCGTCAGCGTCGTCGGTATGGTGGATAAGCCTGGCCCGGTCGTCCTGAAAACGGATTTCTCGCTGCTCGACGCTCTTTATAGCGCCGGCGGTCCGACGAAGTGGGGCGATCTCTCAAAGGTCACCGTCATTCAAAACGGCACGAGCCATATCTACAACATCGCCGCGCTGACTCACGGCGATACATCGCAGAACCCCGCGCTCACTGACGGCGACACGGTCTTCGTGCCAGAGGGACACAGGGTCGACTACGGCGGCGTCTTTGCGGCCCTGGCACCGTTGCTCTACCTTGTCAGGCCGTTCTAA
- a CDS encoding helix-turn-helix transcriptional regulator, with amino-acid sequence MKPRTAQVQHRSNLGADQRRQHRAAAYWALILIDAACDVRSTFVESQRGYDGMSFVCEGGTRLLPELQAAVVPLLEKLARDPGTGDLLVLLDDDRTIRLSPLSSAGEQMFAVVIESDRNEDCITRAASRYRLTIRQVEVLLLILEGAGASDVARILQISEYTAQGYLKTLLVKTSARNRAEMVAKVFDWPSARATSRDEIKPSRRLA; translated from the coding sequence GTGAAGCCGCGTACGGCGCAGGTTCAGCATCGGAGCAATCTCGGCGCCGATCAGAGACGACAACATCGGGCGGCTGCATATTGGGCGCTCATTCTCATCGATGCAGCTTGCGACGTGAGATCTACATTCGTTGAGTCGCAGCGAGGCTACGATGGGATGTCCTTTGTTTGCGAGGGCGGGACTCGGCTGCTTCCGGAACTCCAAGCCGCGGTCGTACCGCTCTTAGAAAAGCTTGCACGCGATCCAGGAACTGGAGATTTATTGGTTCTGCTCGATGATGACCGCACGATTCGGCTGTCGCCGTTGAGCAGCGCCGGCGAGCAGATGTTTGCGGTCGTCATCGAATCCGATCGCAACGAAGATTGCATTACGCGAGCGGCGAGCCGTTATCGCTTAACCATCCGGCAAGTCGAGGTGCTTCTTCTGATTCTCGAAGGTGCAGGCGCGAGCGACGTTGCGAGAATTCTGCAGATCTCGGAATATACCGCGCAGGGATACCTCAAGACGCTACTCGTGAAGACAAGTGCGCGGAATCGCGCCGAGATGGTCGCGAAGGTTTTCGATTGGCCATCGGCGCGCGCCACCAGCCGAGACGAGATCAAGCCGTCGAGGCGACTCGCGTGA
- a CDS encoding NDP-sugar synthase, with protein MILAGGMSSRLYPLTRDVPKPLIPLVGKPVVEHILSYLRSFGILDVAINVHYHAEKIRDRLGDGSDLGVRLHYLHERKLMGSAGAVKQMEHFFRNDNEPFIVIGCDDVTNVDLGVLRQTHESKDALATIALYEATQVHAFGVVLIDDTGRIRDFQEKPPKGTERSHLVNTGIYCFDPAIFERIAAHEFVDWGKDVFPVLQRQGAAFYGSLEPGAYWKDIGTLDEYRRATEDILEDRFRLDGVRRSNIPADAYIGKEVVIRGNVVIGDEVRIGDFAQIVGPAVIGNGARLGHGVTIERSILWDDVAVGDGAIVSASVLGTCSRIAPGATVTDEVVANGELLAG; from the coding sequence ATGATTCTAGCCGGGGGGATGAGCAGCCGCCTCTACCCGCTTACTCGAGATGTCCCCAAACCTTTGATCCCATTGGTCGGTAAGCCAGTTGTGGAACACATCCTGAGCTATCTGCGATCCTTTGGAATCCTCGATGTCGCGATAAACGTCCACTACCACGCCGAGAAGATTCGCGATCGCTTGGGCGATGGATCTGATTTAGGCGTTCGGCTTCACTATCTGCACGAGCGGAAACTCATGGGCAGCGCCGGAGCAGTTAAGCAGATGGAGCACTTCTTCCGGAATGATAACGAGCCATTCATCGTGATTGGCTGCGATGATGTTACGAATGTGGATCTTGGGGTTCTGCGGCAAACCCACGAATCGAAAGACGCGCTCGCAACGATTGCACTCTACGAAGCCACACAGGTCCATGCATTTGGCGTGGTTCTCATCGACGACACGGGCCGTATTAGGGATTTTCAGGAGAAGCCCCCAAAAGGCACCGAGCGTTCGCACCTCGTCAACACGGGGATATACTGCTTCGATCCAGCGATCTTCGAGCGCATCGCCGCGCACGAATTCGTCGATTGGGGGAAAGATGTTTTCCCGGTTCTCCAACGTCAAGGCGCTGCTTTTTACGGCTCTCTCGAGCCAGGGGCATATTGGAAAGACATCGGCACTCTGGACGAATATCGCCGCGCCACCGAGGACATTCTCGAGGACCGGTTCCGGCTCGACGGGGTACGCCGCAGCAATATCCCAGCTGACGCTTACATCGGCAAAGAGGTCGTTATCCGTGGCAACGTCGTGATAGGCGACGAAGTGCGCATTGGGGACTTCGCTCAAATCGTTGGTCCTGCAGTGATCGGAAACGGTGCACGGCTCGGGCACGGAGTCACAATCGAGCGATCGATTCTCTGGGACGATGTCGCCGTCGGAGATGGCGCAATCGTGAGCGCGTCGGTTTTGGGAACGTGTAGCCGCATCGCACCCGGCGCTACGGTTACGGACGAAGTCGTCGCAAATGGAGAACTCCTAGCGGGTTAG
- a CDS encoding sugar transferase, producing the protein MTRRIRRAVDAFLALTFLFLAGAILILAAIAILIEDGRPMFFTQRRVGRFERLFVMYKLRTMKKEFCGDSPSPTTAGDDRITRVGRILRRTSIDEIPQLINVLRGEMSLIGPRPEMGIIMKRYEPWQHLRHVISPGITCLWQITCRSTIPLDRPEATALDLDYIRNASPLLDGAILLRTVNSLVSAKGAY; encoded by the coding sequence ATGACCCGCCGAATTCGCCGCGCTGTCGACGCGTTTCTCGCGCTGACGTTCCTTTTTCTTGCGGGAGCGATCCTCATACTTGCCGCCATCGCAATCTTGATCGAGGACGGCCGCCCTATGTTCTTCACGCAACGCCGCGTCGGGCGTTTCGAGCGCCTGTTCGTCATGTATAAGTTGCGGACCATGAAGAAAGAATTTTGCGGCGATTCTCCGTCACCGACGACAGCCGGTGACGATCGCATAACCCGCGTCGGGCGCATCTTACGACGAACGTCGATCGATGAGATCCCGCAGCTCATCAACGTCCTGCGCGGCGAGATGTCATTGATCGGCCCGCGGCCTGAGATGGGGATCATTATGAAACGCTACGAGCCGTGGCAGCACTTGCGGCACGTGATCTCTCCCGGAATCACGTGTCTTTGGCAGATCACGTGCCGGTCCACAATTCCACTCGATCGACCGGAAGCGACCGCCCTCGATCTCGACTACATCAGAAATGCATCGCCGTTACTTGACGGCGCGATCCTCTTACGTACGGTCAACTCACTGGTCTCCGCCAAAGGCGCATATTAA
- a CDS encoding UDP-glucose/GDP-mannose dehydrogenase family protein: MSSSRAVCIVGTGYVGMACMIGLAELGWRVHGYDISAERVERLKLGIPPYREPGILEALREHLDAGKMHFFEDLDAAARDAQIVIVAVGTPSREDGSADISALQSVIHELAKVKFASWPTIVIRSTVPPGTTDALAHLARDWGDVVYAPEFLREGTAVRDFLDPDRVVVGCETPASAVGYVRLFERLQRPVLFTSRSSAELIKCCSNAFLALKISFANEVANLCDACDGMADDVLRGIGYDQRIGSQFLRPGIGFGGPCFEKDVKSMEFVARERGVGRELLSAMLRVNDAQPKKIIDLLENEIGALAEAKIGVWGLAFKAGTDDIRNSLALIIVEELSRRGASTVVFDPAVHVAPLPRDSRLVTSALEAAKADALLVLTEWPEFARIDPNLYAATLNLGVVIDGRNILDPDRVASAGLNYRGVGRGVWAPVDRPRVASVV, encoded by the coding sequence ATGAGTTCTTCCCGTGCCGTCTGCATCGTCGGTACTGGCTATGTCGGCATGGCTTGCATGATTGGCCTCGCCGAGCTCGGCTGGCGCGTTCATGGCTATGACATCAGCGCGGAGCGCGTAGAACGTCTGAAGCTAGGGATTCCGCCATATCGCGAGCCCGGCATCCTCGAGGCTCTGCGCGAGCATCTGGACGCCGGCAAAATGCATTTCTTCGAAGATCTCGACGCCGCCGCGCGCGATGCGCAAATCGTGATCGTCGCCGTTGGAACGCCTTCGCGAGAAGACGGCTCGGCCGACATCAGCGCGCTGCAATCGGTGATCCATGAGCTCGCGAAGGTAAAGTTCGCATCGTGGCCCACAATTGTCATTCGATCGACCGTTCCACCCGGAACCACGGACGCGTTGGCGCATCTGGCAAGAGACTGGGGCGACGTCGTCTACGCACCGGAGTTCTTACGCGAGGGCACAGCCGTTCGAGATTTCCTCGATCCGGATCGTGTCGTGGTCGGCTGCGAGACACCCGCGTCGGCCGTTGGGTACGTTCGCTTGTTTGAACGGTTGCAGCGACCAGTTCTGTTTACGTCGCGTTCCAGCGCGGAACTGATCAAGTGTTGTTCTAACGCCTTCTTGGCGCTTAAAATCAGCTTTGCCAACGAAGTTGCGAACCTATGCGACGCCTGCGATGGAATGGCGGACGACGTCCTACGAGGCATCGGTTACGATCAAAGAATTGGTTCGCAGTTTCTTCGACCTGGTATCGGCTTCGGCGGCCCATGCTTCGAAAAGGACGTCAAAAGTATGGAGTTCGTCGCGCGCGAACGAGGCGTCGGTCGGGAATTGCTTTCCGCTATGCTGCGCGTCAATGATGCCCAGCCCAAGAAAATCATCGACTTGCTCGAGAACGAAATCGGCGCACTTGCCGAGGCGAAAATCGGAGTCTGGGGCCTTGCATTCAAAGCAGGCACCGACGACATCCGCAACTCCCTGGCCCTCATCATCGTAGAAGAATTGAGTCGACGAGGAGCGTCCACTGTGGTGTTCGATCCTGCCGTGCACGTTGCACCCCTTCCGCGCGACAGCCGGCTCGTGACATCCGCGCTGGAGGCTGCGAAGGCTGACGCGCTTCTCGTGCTGACCGAGTGGCCCGAATTCGCGCGCATCGATCCGAATCTCTATGCCGCGACGCTCAATTTAGGCGTCGTCATCGATGGGCGGAACATCCTCGATCCGGATCGCGTCGCTTCTGCGGGTCTCAATTATCGTGGCGTAGGGCGGGGCGTATGGGCTCCCGTCGATCGCCCTCGCGTCGCGTCGGTCGTTTGA